The Nocardioides ginsengisegetis region TCGACGCGGTCGTGGCCCTGGCGCGCGAGGGCGGTGCGGAGCGGCTGCTGCTGGAGGTGCGCGAGGACAACGCCGGCGCGCTGGCGTTCTACGCCGCCCGCGGCTTCGCCGAGCTGGCACGACGGCCCCGCTACTACGGCGACGGCGCCACCGCCGTGGTCCTCGAGAAGGCTCTCGGACCGGGGCGGTGACGCCGTCACCTGGTGCTGTCGTTCGTGATGGTGCTGGGTGGTGCCGGGTGCCTTACGGCAGGTAGTACGTCGGGTTCGGCAGCTTGATCACGTTGTCGGCGTGCTGACCGATCAGGTCGCTGAACTGGTCACCGAAGTTCGCGATGATGTGGAAGCCGAAGTGGTCCTCGACGTACTTGCGGGTCGACGACTTGTACTCGATGGTCGAGCACTTCGTGGCGTCGGCGTCCTGCGCGCAGTCGACGTAGGCCGGCTGGGTGTCGCCCGTGGCGCTGTTCCACTTCGTGAAGTAGTACTGCGACTTGAACAGCGGGTTGTCGTTGTCGTCGTAGTAGTACTTCGCCAGGTTGTCGAGGGTTGCGACGCGCTGGGCGTTGTTGCGACCCGTGAGCCCGATGATCTTGCAGCCGGCGGCCTTGGCGGCGTTGACGACGGCGGGCATGCCCGGGACGGCCGGGAAGCGACCCTCCTGGACCCAGGTGTTCTGGAGGGTCGGGTCGAAGTTGAAGTGCATCGCCGCGTCCTCCATGTTGTAGGTCCACAACGTGGTGTCGTCGGCGTCGAAGACGACGGCCGGCTTGGTGCCGTGCGCGACTCCGCGGGCGCAGCGGTTGGTGAGCCGCTTCGTCCAGAGGTTCTCGATGTTGGTCAGGTCCGAGATGTACGGCGACGTCTCGGTGTTGGCGATGCCGGCCGGGGCGCCGTAGTAGGTGCGGATCGTGGACTTCACCGAGTCGATGTTCGGGATGTTCTCGCCGCCCACGGTGAGGCCGCTGGAGCCGTCGGGGAGCATGTCGAACTCGGTCTTCGGTGTCATCTGCGCGTCGGTCGCCGGGGCGTCGGCCACGTCGAGGCTCGGCAGGTAGTACGTCGGGTTCGGCAGCTTGACGGAGTTCATCGCGTGGCCGCCCTGGAGGTCGGACCACTGGTCACCGATGTTCAGGACGATGGTCTCGCCCAGGCTCTCGATGTGCTTGCGGGTCGCGGCCTTGTACTCGACCGTCGAGCACTTGACCGGGTCGCTGTCGGCGGCGCAGTTGACGTAGTCGGGCTGCGGGAGCGCGACGCCGCCCGGCTGGGCGGTCCACTTCGTGTAGAAGTTGTCGGCGTTGAACGCGGTGTAGCCGACGTTCGTCAGGTTGGTGAGGGTCGCGGCCTCCTGGTCGTTGGTGCGACCGGTGATGCCGTAGACGTCGTAGCCCTTGGCCTGGACGGCCGCCACGAAGTCGACCATGCCCGGGGTGGCGGGGAACTTGGCCTTCTGCACCCACTCGTCGTTCTGGAGCTTCGGGTCGAAGTTGAAGTGCATCGCCCCGTCCTCCATGTCGTAGGTCCACAGCGTCGTGTCGTCGGCGTCGAAGACGACGGCGAGGTGCGGCGCGGGAGCCGTGGGCATGTTGGCGAGGATGTGGGCCTCGATGGCCTGCATCTCGGTGATGTAGGGCGACGAGGCCCTGTTCGCGATGCCGTTGGCGCTCGGGCTCGACGGGTTGGCGACGCCGTAGTAGGTGCGGATCGTCGACTTGACCGAGTCGATGTTGGGGATGCCCTTGCCGTGAGCGGTCAGACCGCTCGAGCCGTCGGCCGCCATCACGAAGTGCGTGGCGGGCGTCAGGGTCGAGTCGTCCGTCATGGCGCCCGCGGTGGCGGGGAGACCGATGAGGAGGGCGGCGGATGCGGTGGCTGCGAGGGCAGCGCGGGTTCGGGTGTGTCCCGAGAGTCGCATGGAGTTGCTCCGATGGAGGTGGATGCCGACAGAAACGCGCACAACCTAATCCCGATGGGGGCCGTTGGGAACGGATTCGGAGAAGTCGGCACAATGCACCCATGGACGAACCGCTGGTGCTCGGGATCGAGACCTCCTGCGACGAGACCGGCGTGGGCATCGTGCGCGGCCACACCCTGCTCGCCGACGCCGTGGCGAGCAGCGTCGAGGAGCACGCGCGGTTCGGCGGCGTCGTGCCCGAGGTGGCCTCGCGGGCACACCTCGAGGCGATGGTCCCCACGATCGAGCGGGCCTGCGAGACCGCCGGTATCCGGCTGCACGACGTCGACGCGATCGCCGTGACGTCAGGTCCCGGCCTGGCCGGCGCGCTCCTCGTCGGTGTGGCGGCGGCCAAGGCGCTGGCGCTGGGGCTCGGCAAGCCGATCTACGGCGTCAACCACCTCGCCTCGCACGTGGCCGTCGACCAGCTCGAGCACGGCCCGTTGCCCGAGCCCTGCCTGGCGATGCTGGTCAGCGGTGGGCACTCCTCGCTGTTGCGGGTCTCGGACGTGACCGTCGGCGTGCAGCCGATGGGAGCGACGATCGACGACGCGGCCGGTGAGGCCTTCGACAAGGTGGCCCGGCTGCTCGGGCTGCCGTTCCCCGGCGGCCCGCACATCGACCGCTCGGCGCGGTCCGGGTCCTCGGTGGCCATCGACTTCCCGCGCGGGCTGACCTCGCGCCGGGACCTGGAGCGGCACCGCTTCGACTTCTCCTTCTCCGGTCTCAAGACCGCCGTCGCGCGCTGGGTCGAGGCACGCGAGCGGGCGGGGGAACCGGTGCCGGTGGAGGACGTCGCGGCGTCGTTCCAGGAGGCGGTCTGCGACGTGCTGACCCGCAAGGCGATCGACGCCGCGGTCAGCGAGGGGATCGAGGACATCCTGATCGGCGGCGGGGTCGCCGCCAACTCCCGGCTCAGGGCGATGGCCGAGGAGCGCGCGACTGCCCGCGGGATCCGGGTGCGGGTGCCGCGGCCGGGCCTCTGCACTGACAACGGCGCCATGGTGGCCGCGCTGGGCTCGGAGATGGTCGCCCGGGGTCGTACGCCGTCCTCGCTCGACCTGCCCGCCGACTCGTCGATGCCCGTCACCGAGGTGCTGGCGGGCTGAGTCCCGTCGGCTGCCCGCGTCACCATGAAGCGGCGTCGCACGGTCAGGGAGTCGCCGCCAGCACGAACTGCTCGGACGCCGGGACGGGAGTGCCGGCCCGTTCGAGGGAGCCGTCGAGGCCGATCCGGACGAGCACGACCCGGCGGCCGTCGAAGACGCCGGCGAGCAGGTGGCGGTCGTCCTCCCAGGTGACCGGCACGCTGGTCGCCCCGATCCGGTTGAGGATGCCCTCCACGTCGGTGACCGGGTGGCCGGTGGCGGCGTCGTACACCGCCTGGCAGCAGAAGCCACTGCCGTGGTCGACGAGTCCGAGGACGTGCCGGCCGTCGGGGCTGAACCCCTGCAGGACCGTGTGCTCCGCGCGCCACGCCACGGCGCCGGTGTCCGGGTCGACGACCACGGCGGTCGACGTGTCGCCGACGACCTGCCCGGAGACCTGGCCGGTCGTCGGGCTCACGCCACCGGCACTCGCCAGCCCGGGGATCCGCACCGGCGGACGCTGCAGGTCGGTCACGAAGGCGCCCCTGTCGCCGGAGTCGACCGTGAGCACGACGCGCTCGCCCAGCAGGCCGACCACCCGCGCGAACAGGCCGGTGTCCTGGCTGGTCTCGCCGTCACCCATGCCGCTGGCGATGCCGCGCACGACCACGCTGGAGGGGCTGCCGGTGGCCTCCGAGCAGGGGAACCGCACCCACACGGCGTCGAGCTGGTCGGGGCTCAGCACCGGCGACCCCGTGGTGCAGGACGAGGCGATCTCGTGCCCCTGCCCGTCGTACTGGTGCAGCCCCACGGACGCCCCGACCGTGTGGTCATCGGCGACCAGGAAGCCCCCGTGGTACGGCGTGATCGCGGTGATCCCGCCCGCGATCGGCAGCGCGTGCCGGGACCCGTCGGTCCCGATGAAGTCGTGCCCCTCGACGTAGGAGATCCGCGGGGCGGGACCTCGGGCGAGGTCGCGCAGGTCGATCGAGGACGGCACCGGGTGCGTCGGTCCGGGCGCCGGCGACGCCCCGTGGCCGCGCACGAACACCGCCGTCGGCACGGTCACCACCAGCACGGCCGCGGCGGCGAGGACGGTCCGGTTGCGGAGCTGGCGGCGCCGGATTCCCCGCGCGGTGGAGGCGACGTCACCCACCCCCGTCACGTCGTACGACGCGTGGTCGGCGCGGCGGTGGAGCGCCTCGGTGAGCAGCCGCTCGGCGGGGTCGGTCATGACTCCTCCTGTCCGGGGTGCGCGATCTCGGGGTGGTCCGCGAGGCGGGACCGCAGCGCGGCGAGGGCGCGGCTGGCCTGGGACTTCACGGTGCCGACCGAGATGCCGAGGACGTCGGCGGTCTCGGCCTCGGTGAGCTCCTCGTAGTAGCGCAGCACCAGCACGGCCCGCTGCCGCGGCGGCAGGGTGGCGACGAACGCCCACACCTCGGCATGCACGTCGGGGCCGCTGCGCGACGACGCGGGAACGTCCGGCACCTCCGCGGTGACGACCTCGCGCCGCCGCCATGGGCGCCGCCAAGCACTCCGGTGCTCGTTGACCAGGACCCGGCGGGCATAGCCGTCGAGGTGCTCGCGGTCCTCGAGCCGGTCCCAGGCGAGGTAGAGCTTCGCGAGCGAGGTCTGCACGAGGTCCTGCGCGGAGTGCGGGTCGCCGGTGAGCAGGAGCGCGAGCCGCTGGAGGGACGGCTCGCGCGCGACGAGCCACTCCTCGAAGTCGGACCGAGCCGCCACCCTGACCTCCACACCCGCCTACACGCACACCCTGCCCCTACGGTTGCATGGGAAGCCACCGACGAGAGGGAGCACGCATGCAGCAGGTCAAGGCCGTCGTCGCGCGCGGCAAGGGTCAGCCGGTCGAGGTCACCACCATCAACGTGCCGGACCCGGGCCCGGGGGAGGCGCTGGTGAAGGTGCAGGCCTGCGGGGTCTGCCACACCGACCTGCACTACCGCGAGGGCGGCATCAACGACGACTTCCCGTTCCTGCTGGGCCACGAGGCCGCGGGCGTGGTCGAGGCCGTGGGTGACGACGTGACCAGCGTGGCGCCCGGCGACTTCGTGGTCCTCAACTGGCGCGCGGTGTGCGGTGACTGCCGGGCGTGCGACCGGGGTGAGCCGTGGTACTGCTTCGCCACCCACAACGCCACGCAGAAGATGACGCTGGAGGACGGGACGGAGCTCTCGCCGGCCCTGGGCATCGGCGCGTTCGCCGAGAAGACCCTGGTCGCCGCCGGCCAGTGCACCAAGGTCGACCCGTCGGCCCGGGCGGCCGCGGTCGGCCTGCTGGGGTGCGGCGTGATGGCCGGCATCGGCGCCGCGATCAACACCGGCCAGGTGACGCGCGGCAAGTCCGTGGCCGTCATCGGCTGCGGCGGTGTCGGCGTGGCCGCCGTCGCGGGCTCGGCGCTGGCGGGTGCGAGCCCGATCATCGCCGTCGACATCGACCCCAAGAAGCTCGCCAAGGCCACCGAGATGGGCGCGACGCACACCGTCGACTCCTCGACGACCGACCCGGTCGCCGCGATCCAGGAGCTCACCGGCGGCCACGGCGCCGACGTCGTGATCGAGGCCGTGGGCCGTCCCGAGACCTGGAAGCAGGCGTTCTACGCCCGCGACCTGGCCGGCACCGTCGTCCTGGTCGGCGTCCCGACGCCGGACATGACGCTCCCCGACATCCCGCTCATCGACGTCTTCGGCCGCGGCGGGTCGCTGAAGTCCAGCTGGTACGGCGACTGCCTGCCCAGCCGTGACTTCCCGATGCTCGTCGACCTCTACCAGCAGGGCCGGCTCGACCTCGACGCGTTCGTCACCGAGGAGATCGGCATCGACGACGTGGAGGCCGCCTTTGCGCGCATGCACGACGGCGACGTGCTCCGCAGCGTGGTGATCCTCAAGTGACCCGCGTCGACCACGCGGTCGTGTCCGGCACGTTCAGCCTCGACGGGGAGACGCACCAGGTCGACAACAACATCTGGGTGGTCGGCGACGACCGCGAGTGCGTGGTCATCGACGCGCCCCACGACGTCGAGGCGATCATGGACGTGGTCGGCGACCGCACCGTCAAGGCGATCCTGTGCACCCACGCCCACGACGACCACGTGCGCGTCGCGCCGGCGCTGCGCGAGCGGGTCGTCGCGCCGATCATGCTGCACCCCGACGACCGGCCGCTGTGGGAGCTCACGCACACCGACCACCTGTGGGACCTCGACCTCGCCGACGGCTTCGAGCTGACCGTCGGCGGCACCCCGCTCCGGGTGATC contains the following coding sequences:
- a CDS encoding S-(hydroxymethyl)mycothiol dehydrogenase yields the protein MQQVKAVVARGKGQPVEVTTINVPDPGPGEALVKVQACGVCHTDLHYREGGINDDFPFLLGHEAAGVVEAVGDDVTSVAPGDFVVLNWRAVCGDCRACDRGEPWYCFATHNATQKMTLEDGTELSPALGIGAFAEKTLVAAGQCTKVDPSARAAAVGLLGCGVMAGIGAAINTGQVTRGKSVAVIGCGGVGVAAVAGSALAGASPIIAVDIDPKKLAKATEMGATHTVDSSTTDPVAAIQELTGGHGADVVIEAVGRPETWKQAFYARDLAGTVVLVGVPTPDMTLPDIPLIDVFGRGGSLKSSWYGDCLPSRDFPMLVDLYQQGRLDLDAFVTEEIGIDDVEAAFARMHDGDVLRSVVILK
- a CDS encoding HAD family acid phosphatase, producing MTDDSTLTPATHFVMAADGSSGLTAHGKGIPNIDSVKSTIRTYYGVANPSSPSANGIANRASSPYITEMQAIEAHILANMPTAPAPHLAVVFDADDTTLWTYDMEDGAMHFNFDPKLQNDEWVQKAKFPATPGMVDFVAAVQAKGYDVYGITGRTNDQEAATLTNLTNVGYTAFNADNFYTKWTAQPGGVALPQPDYVNCAADSDPVKCSTVEYKAATRKHIESLGETIVLNIGDQWSDLQGGHAMNSVKLPNPTYYLPSLDVADAPATDAQMTPKTEFDMLPDGSSGLTVGGENIPNIDSVKSTIRTYYGAPAGIANTETSPYISDLTNIENLWTKRLTNRCARGVAHGTKPAVVFDADDTTLWTYNMEDAAMHFNFDPTLQNTWVQEGRFPAVPGMPAVVNAAKAAGCKIIGLTGRNNAQRVATLDNLAKYYYDDNDNPLFKSQYYFTKWNSATGDTQPAYVDCAQDADATKCSTIEYKSSTRKYVEDHFGFHIIANFGDQFSDLIGQHADNVIKLPNPTYYLP
- a CDS encoding MBL fold metallo-hydrolase translates to MTRVDHAVVSGTFSLDGETHQVDNNIWVVGDDRECVVIDAPHDVEAIMDVVGDRTVKAILCTHAHDDHVRVAPALRERVVAPIMLHPDDRPLWELTHTDHLWDLDLADGFELTVGGTPLRVIHTPGHAPGAVCFHAPELGCVFTGDTLFQGGPGATGRSFSDEDLIKESIRARLFALPDDTVVHTGHGDDTTIGAERASGL
- a CDS encoding SigE family RNA polymerase sigma factor, producing MAARSDFEEWLVAREPSLQRLALLLTGDPHSAQDLVQTSLAKLYLAWDRLEDREHLDGYARRVLVNEHRSAWRRPWRRREVVTAEVPDVPASSRSGPDVHAEVWAFVATLPPRQRAVLVLRYYEELTEAETADVLGISVGTVKSQASRALAALRSRLADHPEIAHPGQEES
- the tsaD gene encoding tRNA (adenosine(37)-N6)-threonylcarbamoyltransferase complex transferase subunit TsaD → MDEPLVLGIETSCDETGVGIVRGHTLLADAVASSVEEHARFGGVVPEVASRAHLEAMVPTIERACETAGIRLHDVDAIAVTSGPGLAGALLVGVAAAKALALGLGKPIYGVNHLASHVAVDQLEHGPLPEPCLAMLVSGGHSSLLRVSDVTVGVQPMGATIDDAAGEAFDKVARLLGLPFPGGPHIDRSARSGSSVAIDFPRGLTSRRDLERHRFDFSFSGLKTAVARWVEARERAGEPVPVEDVAASFQEAVCDVLTRKAIDAAVSEGIEDILIGGGVAANSRLRAMAEERATARGIRVRVPRPGLCTDNGAMVAALGSEMVARGRTPSSLDLPADSSMPVTEVLAG